One part of the Ochotona princeps isolate mOchPri1 chromosome 3, mOchPri1.hap1, whole genome shotgun sequence genome encodes these proteins:
- the ECE2 gene encoding endothelin-converting enzyme 2 isoform X1: MNVALQELGGGGGGCNVGFRKATRPLLGSRTQLELSLAGISLLLAALLVGCLVALGVQHHREPSPGTCLTEACVRVAGKILESLDRSVSPCDDFYQFSCGGWIRRNPLPDGRSRWNTFNSLWDQNQAILKHLLENTTFNSSSEAERKTQRFYLSCLQVERIEELGAQPLRDLIDKIGGWNITGPWDQDNFMEVLKAVAGTYRATPFFTVYVSADSKSSNSNVIQVDQSGLFLPSRDYYLNKTANEKVLTAYLDYMEELGLLLGGRAGSTREQMQQVLELEMQLANITVPQDQRRDEEKIYHKMSIMELQALAPSVDWLEFLSFLLSPLELGDSEPVVVYGTDYLQQVSELINHTRPSVLNNYLIWNLVQKTTSSLDRRFESAQEKLLETLYGTKKSCLPRWQTCISNTDDALGFALGSLFVKATFDRQSKEIAEGMISEIRTAFEEALGQLVWMDEKTRQAAKEKADAIYDMIGFPDFILEPKELDDVYDGYEVSEDSFFQNMLNLYNFSAKVMADQLRKPPSRDQWSMTPQTVNAYYLPTKNEIVFPAGILQAPFYARNHPKALNFGGIGVVMGHELTHAFDDQGREYDKEGNLRPWWQNASLATFRNHTACMEEQYNQYQVNGERLNGRQTLGENIADNGGLKAAYNAYKAWLRKHGEEQWLPAVELNNHQLFFVGFAQVWCSVRTPESSHEGLVTDPHSPARFRVLGTLSNSRDFLRHFGCPVGSPMNPGQLCEVW, from the exons ATGAACGTCGCGCTGCAGGAGctgggcggcggtggcggcggctgcAAC GTGGGGTTCCGGAAGGCAACAAGACCACTCCTGGGCTCCCGCACACAGCTGGAGCTGTCACTGGCTGGGATCTCGCTGCTGCTGGCTGCACTGCTCGTGGGCTGCTTGGTGGCCCTAGGGGTTCAACACCATAGAG AGCCGTCGCCTGGCACCTGTCTCACGGAGGCCTGCGTCCGCGTGGCTGGAAAGATCCTGGAGTCCCTGGACCGCAGTGTGAGCCCCTGTGATGACTTTTACCAGTTCTCCTGCGGTGGCTGGATTCGAAGGAACCCCCTGCCTGATGGGCGCTCCCGATGGAATACCTTCAACAGcctctgggaccagaaccaggccATACTGAAGCACCTGCTTG AAAACACCACCTTCAACTCCAGCAGTGAAGCTGAGCGCAAGACACAGCGCTTCTACCTGTCCTGCCTACAGGTGGAGCGGATAGAGGAGCTGGGAGCCCAGCCGCTGCGAGACCTCATTGACAAA ATTGGTGGGTGGAACATTACGGGACCCTGGGACCAGGACAACTTCATGGAGGTGCTGAAGGCAGTAGCAGGGACCTACAGGGCCACCCCATTTTTTACCGTCTATGTCAGTGCCGACTCCAAGAGTTCCAACAGCAATGTTATTCAG GTGGACCAATCTGGGCTCTTCCTGCCCTCTCGCGATTACTACTTAAACAAAACTGCCAACGAGAAA GTGCTTACTGCCTACCTGGACTACATGGAGGAGCTGGGGTTATTGCTGGGTGGAAGGGCAGGCTCCACGCGGGAGCAGATGCAGCAGGTGCTAGAACTGGAGATGCAGCTGGCCAACATCACAGTGCCCCAGGACCAGCGCCGTGACGAGGAGAAGATCTATCACAAGATGAGCATCATGGAGCTGCAG GCTCTGGCGCCCTCCGTGGACTGGCTTGAGTtcctgtctttcttgctgtcacCGCTGGAGTTGGGGGACTCAGAGCCGGTCGTAGTCTATGGCACAGATTATTTGCAGCAGGTGTCAGAGCTCATCAACCACACGCGACCAAG CGTGCTGAACAACTACCTGATCTGGAACCTGGTGCAGAAGACAACCTCCAGCCTGGACCGGCGCTTTGAATCTGCCCAGGAAAAGCTGTTAGAGACCCTCTACGGCACCAAGAAG TCCTGCCTGCCGAGGTGGcagacctgcatttccaatacgGACGACGCCCTGGGCTTTGCTTTGGGCTCTCTCTTTGTGAAGGCCACCTTTGACCGGCAAAGCAAGGAAATT GCTGAGGGGATGATCAGTGAAATCCGGACAGCCTTTgaggaggccctggggcagctggTCTGGATGGATGAGAAGACCCGCCAGGCAGCCAAGGAGAAA GCAGACGCCATCTATGATATGATTGGCTTCCCCGACTTCATCCTGGAGCCCAAAGAGTTGGATGACGTGTACGATGGG TATGAAGTATCTGAAGATTCCTTCTTCCAAAACATGTTGAATCTATACAACTTCTCTGCGAAGGTGATGGCTGACCAGCTGCGCAAGCCTCCTAGCCGAGACCA GTGGAGTATGACCCCACAGACTGTGAACGCCTACTACCTGCCAACCAAAAATGAAATTGTCTTCCCCGCTGGTATCCTGCAGGCCCCCTTCTATGCCCGCAACCATCCCAA GGCCCTGAACTTCGGTGGCATCGGTGTGGTAATGGGCCACGAGTTGACACATGCCTTTGATGACCAAG GGCGCGAGTATGACAAGGAGGGGAACCTGCGGCCCTGGTGGCAGAACGCGTCGCTGGCCACCTTCCGGAACCACACAGCCTGCATGGAGGAGCAGTACAACCAGTACCAGGTCAACGGCGAGCGGCTCAACGGCCGCCAGACACTGGGGGAGAATATCGCCGATAACGGGGGGCTCAAGGCTGCCTACAAT GCTTACAAGGCATGGCTGAGAAAGCATGGTGAGGAGCAGTGGCTGCCAGCCGTGGAACTCAACAACCACCAGCTCTTCTTTGTGGGATTTGCCCAG GTGTGGTGCTCCGTCCGCACGCCAGAGAGCTCTCACGAGGGGCTGGTGACCGACCCGCACAGCCCCGCCCGCTTCCGCGTGCTGGGTACTCTCTCCAACTCCCGTGACTTCCTACGGCACTTCGGCTGCCCTGTTGGCTCCCCCATGAACCCAGGGCAGCTGTGTGAGGTCTGGTAG